In Providencia hangzhouensis, the DNA window CGGGCTCAGACTGCTGACAAACATATTATGTTTGGCGGCAAGTCTAATAGGTTTTGAAAATAAACTAGGAAAATCAATTTATTGATTTTCGGCTGATAACACAAAGCGGGAAAAACCACGCTTTTATCCTGCTTTGTCAACAACCTCAGCCCGCGATAGCGGGCTAATTTTTACTGATTTATTAATGCTTCAAGTTGCTCTCGATTGATGATTTTTCTATCAACTTTAACATAAGCACTAAATTCCTCGTCAACGACAAGCGCTTCCATCACCCCTTCTTGAGCTTGTAATTTTTTCTCAAGAGCTCTTGTATCTCCAATATGGTTGGGTAATTCAATACGAATACTGCTGACATAAGGAGGCTGCTGCATTGTCAGGCTAATGATAAACCAGATAATGGTCAAAATTAAACCACCAATAAAAACGGTACTAGCTCCTTCAAAACTGTATAACCACCCACCAACAATACCCCCGATGGCAACGCCTAAAAACTGGCTAGTGGAGTAAACGCCCATGGCAGTTCCTTTATAGCCCGCAGGCGCCTCTTTGCTTATGAGTGACGGTAAAATGGCTTCCATGATATTGAAAGCGATAAAAAACAGTTGAATACCTAAGAAAATCACCCATAAGTGACTACCAGAAAACCATAAGGTAATTTCGGCCAATGCTAAAACGGCAATACAGAATAAGAAGACTTGTTTCATTTTGCGGTATTTTTCCGCATAAATAATGAACGGAAGTACGGTGACAAAAGCAATTAACATCGTGACTAAATAGGCTTTCCAATGGTCTTTCGCTAAAAAGCCAGAGTCAGTCATGATAAGAGGCAGAGCAACAAAACTGGACATCAGTAGGGTGTGTAAGCTGAGGATCCCTATATTTAATTTGAGTAATTGAGGGTGCATTAAAACCGTTTTTAAATTACCTTGCACAAATGCAGACTCACGATTTAAGACATGAGTATTAGTATTAGGAACAACAAAAACAGTCACTGCAATAGCACCAACTGCAAGTAGCGCTATCCCCCAAAATAAGCCACTTAAACCAACCCAATTAGCGATAATTGGGCCAAGTACGAGGGCGATAGCAAAAGTTAAACCGAAACTAATACCTAAAAATGCCATGGCTTTAGTGCGATTTTGCTCTCGAGTTAGGTCAGAAAGTAATGCCATGACGGCAGCAGAAATTGCTCCGGCGCCTTGTAAAGCCCGACCAATAATAATTCCCCAAATAGAATCGCTTAGTGCTGCAACGATACTTCCGATAATAAAAATAACTAACCCAATAATAATTAAAGGTTTCCTACCAATCTTATCTGACATTAAACCAAAAGGGATTTGAAAAACGGCTTGGCTAAGGCCATAGATACCAATAGCGACACCCACTAAGAACTCGCTAGCACCTTGTAAATGCATCCCATAGCTGGTCAAAATAGGTAATACCATAAACATTCCAAGCATTCGCAAGGAGAAAACGGAGCCTAATCCCCAAGTGGATCTAAGCTCTGTGGATGTCATTTTGTTATCATTCATTTTTATTCTTCATATTTCGTGCTGTAGCGGTGTTGACTTCTCTCAGCTAGTTAGGTCACACATTAATAAATACAACAAGTTGAATAAATACGTATATGTTGTGGCAATATGTTTTTAATCTCAACCTATTAGCATTTTTAATAGTGCATTTGATATCTAGCTTATCAATAGCAAGCGGCTATTTAACCATAAAATAGATTCATAAGGATAGGCAGAATAAGTAAAAGTGAGTTGTAAAAGCAGTTAGAGACAAATAAAAACGGCGGGGAAGGCCCGCCGTTTAGACATCGTTATCATCAGTAAACAGATAAGTTATCTGACGAGAGCTATAACAGTATCGCTTGAAACGATAGGGTCAACTGACATCATTACGCTCAATGAAGTAATCGCTACGATTGAGAAAATGAACAATTTTCTTGCCCAGACCCGGTCGTCATTTTCGGTTTTGAAGCCCGAAATTGCCATACCTAGCCACCATAAGCTGACTGCTGCACCTACGATGAGGTACTTATAGCCCGCGTATCCACTGATAGCTAACATTAATGTTGCGACCATAAACGCTAGGATATACAGGAAGATGTGCGTTTTCGCGACGGAAATTCCTTTAATAACCGGTAACACAGGAATGTTTGCGGCTTTGTAATCCTTAAAGCGGA includes these proteins:
- a CDS encoding MFS transporter, giving the protein MNDNKMTSTELRSTWGLGSVFSLRMLGMFMVLPILTSYGMHLQGASEFLVGVAIGIYGLSQAVFQIPFGLMSDKIGRKPLIIIGLVIFIIGSIVAALSDSIWGIIIGRALQGAGAISAAVMALLSDLTREQNRTKAMAFLGISFGLTFAIALVLGPIIANWVGLSGLFWGIALLAVGAIAVTVFVVPNTNTHVLNRESAFVQGNLKTVLMHPQLLKLNIGILSLHTLLMSSFVALPLIMTDSGFLAKDHWKAYLVTMLIAFVTVLPFIIYAEKYRKMKQVFLFCIAVLALAEITLWFSGSHLWVIFLGIQLFFIAFNIMEAILPSLISKEAPAGYKGTAMGVYSTSQFLGVAIGGIVGGWLYSFEGASTVFIGGLILTIIWFIISLTMQQPPYVSSIRIELPNHIGDTRALEKKLQAQEGVMEALVVDEEFSAYVKVDRKIINREQLEALINQ